CAAATCGGTTTCacttttggaaaaaaaaatctctgttACATATTTAGGAAGTTTGTTGTAACATGCCTCGCTAGTTATACAATTGGGCGGTATTTTTAAGAgataacaattgaaaaaaaacattccatGTAATAAACGTAGACACCAAAGCAGATTAAAAAATCGGTCATAATTATAGTCACTGTGAAATGGTTCAAGTGGAAATCTGAAGACAGCACAATATTTACAACATGTACGTGTTCTATATAAAAGAGTACATAGACGTATATAGGTTTAGTTGCCTTTTGGCCTCCTATGTATACACTAATGTACACTCGATAATCTTATGACGTGTATTATGCCTATCAACCGTACTAATAAACTTTGTACAGTGAGTTACACATAGATTTATCTCCTTCCGTCATCAGTCATTTGACATACGTAAGAAAGAGACAAATCATTATGTAACTAATGCAAGTATAAAACCAGTTTATTAGGGTAGTTTTTATTAGAGAAGATATCGATTTTGTCAGTTATAAGTACGTCTAAAAGAAAATATGGAATAGGACTTGCTCGCTTGTCGCTGACCTAATAACGTCTCTAACGAGTGTTGTGCATTTGATATGAAGAACAGATCTTAGAATCTTTGcacttatttaaacttattttcggCTGCTTTCTTGCAATCAAGGTTTTGCattcaaatacaataacaattttaattttgttcaaagTTAATCTATAACAGTCACAAATACacaaaaagaaattaatattttacaactttTCCGACACAACTGTGAAGAGAACAAGTTACACATAATTAACGAACATATtcaaaaatacgttttaatgaacacatatatttaatactaaaagtaTATTTTCCACTGGATGTCGATATTTCCTCATTATTAGTATGCCATGACCTCCACTCGTAATTTGCGAGTAATATCTGCTAACAAGCGTCAcatagtacaaaatataaagcaCCCGAAAATAAGTCAAAGGGTCAAATTTACTAATCAGCCGTTGTATGCCTGtactgaaaatatatacatattggaCCTTCATGGTCGTTGAAAGACTTGGTTAAGTATGCAATGTTAGCAATACTGGAATCTATTctgaaatattgttttcacatccctataaaataataataataaataaaaaaacactatttactgattaaaaaattaattgacttTTACCTTCTTTAAATTGCTAAtgataatcttatatttttaaacgtgaacatacaaaattatcgtacgtattttttgtatattttaatttaaattcgtttcATTTCGTGCAAAGAAAATGGCGATCATCGACCACACACGATACAAGTAAATACTTATGAATTTTAAGTCAATGTCGTAATTAATGAGCTTATTATATGCAAAGAGCATAAACACTGCATACATCAACAAATCTCCACGATTCAAATtaccttgttttttttaaatttaatgttatgtttcGACTATAACCATGTTAATTAATAGGCAAAGGTTCACTGAATAGTGAAATTTAACCCTAAGATTGgtctttattaaatacttaaccgCCTATCATCATCGTGAGTGAAAAATCTTAGGTATAATTGCACTTATTTCTTAAGGAGCATGTTTTTAAAGTCGTTGTTGCTGAGCGGCCGCTTCGTGTCCCCGTTACTTTGGTTTCCGCTAGTGGACTTGCTCGTCGATGGGGTTTGTAAAACCCTTGGTATAAAACTGCTCAGCTGCGTTCGTCGCCTGAAAAAAACAAGTTTAGTACgtattaaaacacatttttaaaaatagcttagTTAAAGTGTAAAAAGGGCTTAAATTGCTTATCTCATAACTGTTTAGATTAGTCAAAAGCAGATCTTTCAAGCGTCCACTAATAAACTAGACAAAAAGTTTTGGTTTTCTTACAAGAGTTTAAATACTGACTTTGTGTATtcatattgtgtaatattaatgtaattttagaaCTGTGTGAGAGCAAAGAGGAAAATAACTCTGAGAGTTTTTACGCAACGCTTACCTTAACTCCTGTGCGTACAGAAGTTTACGGTTCCTTATgtaaacaatagaaaaaaaatattgacaactaAATCAAGGAATTTTAAAACACTTACATTCCTCCTCCTGTATCCCTTTTAGGTAGTCCCAGAATGGCACTCGTGGAAGGTTCTTGTCTCGGCGGCGGAGCGCTTACCGACACTTCTATATTCCTATCTGCTACGAGAAGACCGTTGGTCTTTTTTATAGCTTCGGTTGCCGAATTTTCATCCTCATAATCTACATACGCTAGACCTTTCGGCTTGCCGTCTCTGTGAACGGaccataattttgtatattaagacAAGTAACTAAAATGAAATGGTAatattggtgtttttttttttatttttagccgaCTGGCAATACTTTGATGTAGTGtcaatgtgctaccaaccttggaaactaagacgttatgttctTTGTTCACgaagataatattatgaatagtgTAGCtctttggcgttagaatatatgatggtaCCTATTCAGATGGGTGTTGAAGTAATTGATGTAGTGCAGGTTTTAGTCCTACcaagtaatattattacataaatggtTTACTCACTTAAAGGTGACAATCCTAACATCCTTTAACTTGCCGAACTTATCGAATATTTCTGTTAAGGCTTCCTTATTGCAATGCGAGTAAGGCAGGTTCCGTACGAACAGCTTGTTATTCTCGGCGGTCATCGCGTATTTGAATGTGGGCTTCGACTTCTTCGACGAGTACCGAGATAGGAACATTGGTCTTCCGTCCAGCGGAGTTCTGTCTTCCTTCAGCGCTTTCTCGACTGACTCCTATAaaagaatgaataaataattaaaaagcactaaattaaaataaaagttattcaaCTAGGCTttaacaaacacttttgaatcgttattataAAGAACTATATTAAACGTAAACAGTTTcggaaatatatattctaaaaagtACAACCGCGAtgaaactcagttgttactcgTTTTCAATcaatcacaaatataaataaccgCGCTTAAGCATTAAAAGGAATGGAaaggaaacattttttttcacattttcaaacattttttattatcatgaaACAATTGCTTACCGGCGATTTGTATTGACAGTAACATATAGATCCACCAAACGCTTTGACGCCGGCTTTCACTCTTAATGAAACAATATCCCCAAATTCCGACAATTTCTTCCTCAAATTCTGTTCATTTACTCTGTAAAAACGGAAAAAAACGGATATTAGAAAAACGACAATTCAACGCTCCAAATAAAAGtaagtgttaataaaaatatattcacttgAAGTCAAGGTTGCTGACGAACAAAGTGCTGGCCTCTCTTCCAGCGCCAGTAGTTTCTGTAGACGAGTCTCTTCGTTGCCGCTTTTTATCTGCCGCTAAAATAAACATGCGACTATATAACTAGCTTATGGTATCTTCAAACGTTAAAGGGTACCTTAGCTACCCGTACTGGCCTTCTAGGTATAGAATAAGGACAACGTCAACGTATATCGTACTACATCTTTTCCGACATTTTCAACAATCATCGTCGAAAACTTCAGAAAATTTACATAATCccaatgaattataattacatctAAATCTTCTTTGTcactttttatgaaaattattttcgtagtgtttttaatttatcgtgtTCAGATAGACAACCGACGGCGTTTCTCTGTCTTCctccatataatatatatcttctaATCTAATTCTAATCTCATAGTCTAATGGGCTGATAAACTGCGTTCGGAAAGAGAATCAGAGATCAGGCACAGAATGAACAGTCTTACTTAATTTCTGAAAAACGTGTGTACTACTACCGACCTCCTAACTTCAAGTCTGATTATTAAATAgacctgttttttttatttattagaattattaattataagaataatagcaataccccaaattaattaaggtatTACTAATAATTCTATTTACCCCTactttaagcttatcacttgtgttaggagtgggtacgataatagcccaaggggtcaggatcgatcctgcgaccaAACCATTGGGCTATTGACGATTAAATCTGTGATTAAATAAAGTTTGCAATTAAGTCAATATTACCTTCTGTGTCATCGTCATGTGACCGTTTAACCCCTCCCCCCGTATCACCCTCCTTGTCCCCTTCTGTATCTACTTCCATATCAGTTTCTTTCTTTCTCTTCACCTCACTGGCTTCGGAACTGGACTGGACCGAGCTGTCAGACTTTCTCTTTCCTTTGCTCGGTTTTTCGTCCTTTTTCTTTTTGTTGTCGACTTTTGATTTCTTGTTCGCACCTTGTTTACCTTTCTGTTTCTGACCCATCattttttccttcatcgcctGGTAACTCTCACGCCACTCTTCAAGTTTTTCCTACCAACAGAGGCAAAATGTTAACCTGcccaaatcataatataatggaTAAATCTGCGTCAGTGAGCGGAAAAAATATTACTCGATATCAAGTTATTAATTGCCAATCGACACATACGTCAATCGCTTGATTTATTTGACAACTTAGGCGAGTACCTCGCACAGCTGCGCGCACTCGACGCTGGTGGCCAGCTTGCCGTGGTCGCGCTCGTAGTCGGTCCACAGGCGCGCCACGGCGGGCGGGTAGTCGCTCACGCTGCGCAGCGCGCGCCGGTGCAGCTCGCGCAGCCTGCGGGCCACACCCGAACAGATTAGGCTATCTATATAAAGACGCACACGGGACGAAACAACGCTGAATCGAAGCCTTGGTTGATCTtcaataatcaattatattttaatggatttacgaaaaaatggTGTTAAAATGCGCCGAAGtagttatcggaactttggaggtaaaattaaagtagatataagTAGTAAAGCCGAATAGTATTGTATCAtatctaaagatatattaatcgagGCCTGCCTGTAGTGCTTAGTATAGCAGAGCTATAAGCAAAACACATGAAATGTGTGAAACTATGGATTGATTATCGCTGCTCCTCAATTGAAATAAAGGGTATAGAGTAAGAAGATGTATGGAATATAGACGACGACGATGACGAGATGACGATGTATGAAATTTAGGCTGCAGCTGGAGAATTAAATTGGATGGGACGTGTCCCATTAACCGATAGGAAAAAAGTTATCCTCACCCAGAAGGCTGAAACTATTCTgttaatcaaatttataaatcgcTACAAATAAACGCATAACAGTTCATTTCAATTAATACTCTATAATTGccaaaatagtaatttatgtgATTGTTTTTTTCATACAATTGATAAAACATAAGATTACCCTTACCTCCACAGTCCATTTTGAAAAAGTGTTGTAAgaagtggtttatattttttatagttcgtACCATCAGTCCTCTTGTTCACCTGCCTTGCTAAAGGCTTACATCGACTACTTGCAGCACTTCGTACCATGTGCGTGCGAGGCATACTCGTCATCACTCGCCACGTGTATGAACTTTGAGCCATCCATCTCAACTCAGTTCTTGGCACAGCGATGGATGTTGGATTTCAGTTCTGCATATCTCTCTCGAATGTATAAAGCCAGAAGCGTGGTCATCTTTTTTTGGTTCATGAATACGTATGCCCATCATGGAATTTATTTCGTTCCACGCATCTTGTCTTAACGTTTTGTTTAGTAGTGTTATGATTAACTATACATCTACTACATTTTTTCTCGAAAAGGAAAAGAAAATGTAACTAACCTGCGCTCGGAAGCTGGTGGGTCGCGCGTCATTTCGAGATGAATTAAAGCTTCCCAGTACTTGGATAGAGTTTTATTTTCGCCGTATTCTAAagtagaaattattaatttataaaattcataaacaaaactttatttacaacatAACTTCGGATAActtgttgaaaaaacaaattaagaagtaatttatactaacataaaataaaattatttcaattacttaCTGAATATTTCTTCAAAAATTTCTCGCCCTTGTACTGGATcctttattcttttgtattcAAGTCGCGCCCAGAATAAAGGCACTTCGCAATCATTCGCTTCCTCACCCCAAGCCTATACAAAAGAATACAATAAACATCGATTCGtaattgttgatatatttaataagtagaaGCGGCCAGCGAAGGCCGCTACTTTTCATTCTTTATGCAAATGACTATCGTTTCATTCATTGTCCATTACGACTTTAAGTCAAAACAATAAACTTGGTGTGTTTTGTTAAAACGCAATGTATAATAGCGAAAAAGTTATTATCGCGCCCACTTACATTTCGCAGTAGAAAGGATTTTAACATTCCTCGGTTAAATATAGCAAATAGTGctgtaaattttattgacaaatGTACATTGATGTTTTGTGATCTAAAAggttatatagaaaaaatgaaCGTTACTTAACTATTATTATCTACAATTTCGTGGACATTTTCCtacatttctttattattcttttttgaaTTCGAATACTCCGCCAGAAAAGAACGACGAACAGTcggtgctttgtgcaagcagtcacccactcattacatattctaccgcgagACGgcaatatattgatatattcagGTTGGAAgggaaagtgagccagtgtaactacaggcaccgaGGACATCATATCTTAATTACCAAGGTTGAGGGCGTATGCCTATTTCCCCCTCTTCCTTTTTTATGATGCAGGGACGTgggcttattttattaaatatatatatattggttccTTATCGCTCACCTCGGCCAGCGAGTCCCATGCGAGTCGGCACGAGCGGCGCAGGCGCTCCACGAGCGCGGCGTCGTCGAAGTCGGTGCAGCGCCGCGTGTACTCCAGGTAAGCCAGCCACAGCGACTCCGCCTGCTTGTATGACTCCATGCCCTTCGACAGCGCCGACTCGAAGATCGACTTCACCTGCGACAAGACTCGGGTCACCAATACGGTTTTCGAGATGACCATGTACGGTTCCGGCCGGTCCGGCCCGCGCACCGACCTCGTCGAAGTCCTTCTCGTCGCGCTCGGCCTGCTGCATGCGCAGCACCCAGAACAGCGCGCGGCGCGGGCAGCGGCGAGCGCAGAGCGCCAGCACGCGCTGCACGCCGGCGCGCGACGACGTGCGCTGCGCCAGCCGCGCCAGCGCCGCCAGcagcgcgcccgccgcgccgcccgcgccgcactCCGACGTGGCGCGGTCGTACACCACCTGCCacaatgttattttgtataattcatattgtataaaattgtaattttcgtGGGACTCGTCCGTACCTTCAGTATACCGTTGCTGTCACATTCGGCATATTTATCTTCTTTGGATAATTCCTTTATTGCATCTATGTACTCCAGATACACTTTACATTTTTCTTCTGGATctctaaaaaattaaatcaacaaattaatattcgtagcataagaaataaataaacacaatataaacaCGAAATTCCTCACTCTAGGGTTAATAATTTGTCCTCAAAAGGtgttattttctgtaaataCTCCACAGCCGCGTCGTGTTGTTTTTTGACCTGCGCAAAAATTTAAtgcaaagataattaaattgcCTTCAAGAAACTAGCCAAGTCACAAAACACAGACGTAAGACGTGCCTTGTCGACGTAGTCCTGGTCGTGCACCGCCAGCGCCAGCTCCTGCAGCGGCGGCCAGGCCTCGTCCCCGCGCAGCAGCGGGCGCGACACGGCCTCCTCCAGGCACCACAGCACGCGCAGGCGCTGCTCCTTGTAGTCGGGGTCGGCTTCGCTGTTCGGACCGCACAACTTTTTAACCACTCCCTGGGCCAATACGATGACACGAAAAGTCGATGATGTTACAGAACTCCTAGATATCTTTGAGTTTAcgatttattgacttttaaaattttatatttatacattaaatattaaaaaagaagaaatcaGACACAGTAGTATCTGGAAATAGAAATTAGTTAGTACTAATAGACGGTGTAATTTGTGGTTTgaag
This is a stretch of genomic DNA from Vanessa atalanta chromosome 20, ilVanAtal1.2, whole genome shotgun sequence. It encodes these proteins:
- the LOC125071848 gene encoding squamous cell carcinoma antigen recognized by T-cells 3-like — protein: MAIVEDEVRNGSEEENEIEVVVEEDDADQDSDDSDDDDDEEAMEKKVTDLEQRIAEDPYNYNDHIELIQALWSLSELDRWRAAFDRLQQLSLLRAEHWLLRLQTEETLAHSPQSREHIAKLFQEATLDCYSIPILSEWCSWSLSAGEAVSAREQLDEVLRRAGADPLSGKIFWDAKHELEKAKLETMSEADPDYKEQRLRVLWCLEEAVSRPLLRGDEAWPPLQELALAVHDQDYVDKVKKQHDAAVEYLQKITPFEDKLLTLEDPEEKCKVYLEYIDAIKELSKEDKYAECDSNGILKVVYDRATSECGAGGAAGALLAALARLAQRTSSRAGVQRVLALCARRCPRRALFWVLRMQQAERDEKDFDEVKSIFESALSKGMESYKQAESLWLAYLEYTRRCTDFDDAALVERLRRSCRLAWDSLAEAWGEEANDCEVPLFWARLEYKRIKDPVQGREIFEEIFKYGENKTLSKYWEALIHLEMTRDPPASERRLRELHRRALRSVSDYPPAVARLWTDYERDHGKLATSVECAQLCEEKLEEWRESYQAMKEKMMGQKQKGKQGANKKSKVDNKKKKDEKPSKGKRKSDSSVQSSSEASEVKRKKETDMEVDTEGDKEGDTGGGVKRSHDDDTEAADKKRQRRDSSTETTGAGREASTLFVSNLDFKVNEQNLRKKLSEFGDIVSLRVKAGVKAFGGSICYCQYKSPESVEKALKEDRTPLDGRPMFLSRYSSKKSKPTFKYAMTAENNKLFVRNLPYSHCNKEALTEIFDKFGKLKDVRIVTFKDGKPKGLAYVDYEDENSATEAIKKTNGLLVADRNIEVSVSAPPPRQEPSTSAILGLPKRDTGGGMRRTQLSSFIPRVLQTPSTSKSTSGNQSNGDTKRPLSNNDFKNMLLKK